TAGGATCGTTGAGCAACCTGGACGAGTTGATCAGCCAATCGGAGCTGTTAGAGACACATCGCTTTATGTTGACAGAAATGTCAGACAAGAGCAAATATATGCTGAGCGAAAAAGAAGAAATCGTTCTGGCAAAAATGAAAAATACAGGGTCAAATGCATGGACAAAGCTCCATGAAATGCTGACTTCCACATTACTGGTAGACATTACAGTCGATGGGGAGCACAAACAGCTTCCATTGCCAGTAGTACGAAACATGGCGAACGAAAAAGATCCGCAGCTTCGTAAAACGGCATATGAGGCGGAACTTGCCGCTTACAAAAAAATTGATGAGGCTGCAGCTGCCAGCTTGAATGGAATTAAGGGTGAGGTTATTACCGTAGCGAAGCTCAGAGGCTATGAATCGCCGCTGGATAAGACGTTGCAAGACTCCCGCATGGACCGCGAGACGCTCGAAGCGATGCTTCAGGCGATGCGTGAGAGCCTTCCATCCTTCCATCAATACTTCCGTACAAAGGCGAAGTTGCTCGGTCATGAGAGCGCTCAGTTGCCGTTTTATGATTTGTTTGCGCCAGTTGGTGAGGCAGACATGCGGTTCTCGTATGAGAAATCCCGCGACTTCATCGTGAAGCACTTTGGTAGCTTTAGCGAAAAGCTCGCCAACTATGCAGCACGAGCTTATGACAATCAGTGGATTGATGCAGAGATTCGAGAAGGCAAACGTGGAGGGGCATTCTGTTACAACCTGCACATCGTAGGGGAGAGCAGAATTATGTCCAACTACACAGGCAGCTACAGCGATGTGAGCACAATGGCACATGAATTGGGACATGGTTATCACGGAGAATGTCTCGTAAACGAAGCATTCTTGAATAGCGAATACCCAATGCCAATCGCCGAGACTGCGTCCATTTTGTGCGAAACCATCATTGCCAATGCAGCGCTGGAACAAGCGACAGCCGAGGAAGCATTTGCGATTTTGGAAAATGATATCAGCGGGGCAAGTCAGGTGATCGTCGATATTTATAGCCGTTACTTGTTCGAGACTGCTGTATTTGAGCGCAGAACAGAAGGTGCCTTGTCTGTTTCCACGCTGAACGAACTGATGCTGCAAGCGCAAAAGGACGCGTACGGAGATGGTTTGGATCCGGCGGCCCTACACCCTTACATGTGGGTATGCAAACCGCACTATTATAGCGCGGATTACAATTTCTACAACTTCCCGTATGCTTTTGGGCTCTTGTTCGCAAAAGGCCTGTACGCAGAGTATCTCAAGCGCGGGGAGGCTTTTGTTGAGCAGTACGACAAGCTCTTGTCAGTAACGGGCAAAATGAGCGTTGCGGACGTTGCAGCTATCATGGATGTTGACGTACGCTCAGTTGATTTCTGGCGGAATTCTCTCTCTTTGGTTGCAAAAGATATCGACAAATTCGTTGAGCTCGCATCTGCTCGCCTGAACTAAACAGGAAGAACGTCCGCTATGTCATGAGCGGACGTTTTTTATTTATGATACAAAGCGTTTTTGTGCGCATAGGGAACAGAGGGGAAGGAGAAAGTAAGAAAAAACAGATGAGGTGATTACGTGGTAAACGGATTGCAGTTACTCGACCTATTACGGGAAACGGAGAACAAGATGCTGCATTTACATAGAGCCATCGACAGAGTAAGCAGCGAGCCGGATTTCAAGGAATCTGTCAGTGTTCTTACCGTAGTCGTTCGCGATTATCAACTCCAACTCGACAAAATGAAGCAAGCGTTGGGCAAAATCGAAATCGGAGGGCAACAACAACAGAATCAGCAGGCCCATAATAACGAAATACATTAAGCACAAAAAAGACAAACAGCCCTCGACCTGCTGTAAAAGCAGAGAGGGCTGTTGTTTGCTTATTTGTGTAGGAAAGCTTACTGGAAATTAGCGTAACGCTTCACGCCGTAAAACGGGTAGAGCTTATGCATGTATTCGACTTTGCCATAACGAACATCTTCGCCATTCGCATGCACGATTGCCCCATTACCCAGATAGATCGCTACGTGAGACACGCGTCCTTTGCCAAGCGAATCGTAGAACAAGAGGTCACCAGGCTGTGCTTGATCCAATGATACTTCTTGACCACCACGGAATTGATCTTCAGAAGTGCGCGGAAGTGTAACCCCAAGCTGCTCAAAAACGTATGAAGTAAAGCCACTACAATCAAAGCCATTCGGAGTAGTTCCGCCTAAGACGTATGGTGTATTAAGCAATGGTTCAAAAATTTCCTTCAAACGACCCAGATCTTCTGCATTTACCTCGGCAGGCAGCGAAACGGTAGAAGTGAGGTTTGGACTTAGGAACTCTGTAGAAACGTATGCTTCACGATCTTCGAATTCGATTTTCGTCCATTCACTACCCGTCTCTACGACTTCTACAATAGAACCGAATCGTAGCTTGCCTAATACTTTTGCGTCAGTCGAAGGCTTTTTACGAACATTCAGCACGTCACCAGTGACGCGGGCTTTTTCACCAGCTGTTAGTTCTTTAGACTCAGTGGTAGCGTTATCATTCTGATTGACAGCTACATCGGAAGGAGTGTCAGTCGCAATGGAGCCAGAAGTGTTTTCACCATGAATAGACAATGTTTGTCCAATTGACAATCTATCATCATTCAGTTGGTTCCATTGAATGAGTTGTTCCACTGATACTTGATGCTCGCGAGCGATTTTGCTCAGCGTATCACCTGCTGATACCACATATGCCGATGAGGAAGCATGGGCAGCAGTAGGCAGCAGAGTGAAGAGGGCGAGGAAGGTGAGTAGCCTCGAAGTCTTTTTCATGTCATCGTCTCCACCAATCTACTAAAATCTGCATATCTAGCTAAAATTCTATCGGATTTTGCTTGGTAAATCTATGAAAAAAATAATCTTTATTTTATTTTTTAAAAACTATTGCATCACGAGATAGGATCGTGCTATATTACAGAAGTCGCCGCGAGATGGAGACAAAAACCACATGGAGCTGTGGTGAAGTTGGAGTTCACGCCGGTCTGTCACACCGGAGGTCGCGGGTTCGAGTCCCGTCAGCTCCGCCATTCTTTTACGAGAATGTGCGAATTTAATAGTTTTTCTAATGTGCCGGTATAGCTCAATTGGTAGAGCACCTGACTTGTAATCAGGGGGTTGTGGGTTCAAGTCCTATTGCCGGCACCATTTTTATGCGGTCGTGGCGGAATTGGCAGACGCGCTAGATTCAGGTTCTAGTGGTGGCAACACCGTGGAGGTTCAAGTCCTCTCGACCGCACCATATGGCAAACAACAGGTTCGTACATTAGCTGATGAAGCTAATGACGAGCCTTTTTATTTTTCTTGCATGTTGAATCCTCCTCCATTTTCCATTACAATCACATTATGATAATGAATCTCATTTTCACTATCGTTTTTGATGATTCATAAACAAACAAGAAAGACAGTGGAGGGGTAGTTGTGGGAGAAAAGTTGGAGCTGTTTGATGTAACCATTATCGGCGGTGGCCCTGCGGGGATGTACGCTGCCTTTTATAGCGGAATGCGCGATATGAAGACAAAACTCATTGAAGCGAAAGAAGAACTCGGTGGACGAATGTTGATCTATCCAGAAAAAATGATCTGGGATGTAGGCGGTGTACCACCACAGTTATGTGAAAAGCTAATTGCCAATCTGGTACAACAAGCAA
This genomic stretch from Brevibacillus brevis harbors:
- a CDS encoding M3 family oligoendopeptidase; this translates as MNMRWKLDVLYSSFDAPEWKQDWEKLVRETEEIKSWAAQNLQSSEDAVAKMEKYITMMTSVLQTQFRLYAYGELTASVDAKNEAALLAIEKVQNQAVELVEPGVQFQKWLGSLSNLDELISQSELLETHRFMLTEMSDKSKYMLSEKEEIVLAKMKNTGSNAWTKLHEMLTSTLLVDITVDGEHKQLPLPVVRNMANEKDPQLRKTAYEAELAAYKKIDEAAAASLNGIKGEVITVAKLRGYESPLDKTLQDSRMDRETLEAMLQAMRESLPSFHQYFRTKAKLLGHESAQLPFYDLFAPVGEADMRFSYEKSRDFIVKHFGSFSEKLANYAARAYDNQWIDAEIREGKRGGAFCYNLHIVGESRIMSNYTGSYSDVSTMAHELGHGYHGECLVNEAFLNSEYPMPIAETASILCETIIANAALEQATAEEAFAILENDISGASQVIVDIYSRYLFETAVFERRTEGALSVSTLNELMLQAQKDAYGDGLDPAALHPYMWVCKPHYYSADYNFYNFPYAFGLLFAKGLYAEYLKRGEAFVEQYDKLLSVTGKMSVADVAAIMDVDVRSVDFWRNSLSLVAKDIDKFVELASARLN
- a CDS encoding NlpC/P60 family protein, with amino-acid sequence MKKTSRLLTFLALFTLLPTAAHASSSAYVVSAGDTLSKIAREHQVSVEQLIQWNQLNDDRLSIGQTLSIHGENTSGSIATDTPSDVAVNQNDNATTESKELTAGEKARVTGDVLNVRKKPSTDAKVLGKLRFGSIVEVVETGSEWTKIEFEDREAYVSTEFLSPNLTSTVSLPAEVNAEDLGRLKEIFEPLLNTPYVLGGTTPNGFDCSGFTSYVFEQLGVTLPRTSEDQFRGGQEVSLDQAQPGDLLFYDSLGKGRVSHVAIYLGNGAIVHANGEDVRYGKVEYMHKLYPFYGVKRYANFQ